The nucleotide sequence CCACCGGGTGCTCATGCTCGGCGCCATCGCCGAGGGCGTCACCGAGGTCGAAGGTTTCCTCGAGGGCGAGGACACGCTGGCCACGCTCGCGGCCTTTCGGTCCCTGGGGGTGGCGGTCGAGCATGGGGGGCCGGGGCGGCTCCGGATCGAGGGTCGTGGCCTGCGCGGCCTGCAAGCGCCGCCCGGTCCGCTCGATCTCGGCAACTCCGGGACCTCCATGCGGCTCTTGGCCGGGCTCCTCGCGGGACAGACCTTCGATACCATCCTGATCGGCGATGCGTCACTCACGCGGCGGCCGATGCGCCGGGTTATCACGCCGCTGAAGCGCATGGGCGGCGCTATCTCATGCACGTTCGAGGGCACCGCTCCGCTCGTGATCCGAGGCGGCCGCTGTCTGCGAGGGATCGACTACGCGCTGCCGATCGCGAGCGCCCAGGTCAAGTCGGCCGTGCTGCTTTCTGGCCTCTATGCCGAGGGGCCGACCCGCCTCCTCGAGCCCGCCGAGAGCCGCGACCACACCGAGCGCATGCTGCGCCGCTTCGGTGCGGCCATCGCCACCGAGGGGGGTGTCGTCCGACTCGCCCCCGGCACGCCGCTCGAGGCCACGCGCGTCCACGTTCCGGCGGATCTGTCCTCGGCGGCCTTCTTCCTGGTCGGCGCCGCGATGAGCCCCGGCTCGGATCTGGTGATCGAGCACGTCGGGGTCAACCCGACGCGCACCGGGGTCCTGGACCTCTTGCGTCTCATGGGGGCGGACATCGAGATTTCGGAACCCGTTCACTCGTCCTCTTGGGCCGACGAGGGCGGTGAGCCCGTGGCGGACGTGCGGGTGCGCGGCGGTGCGCTGCGCGGGGTCGAGATCC is from Pseudomonadota bacterium and encodes:
- the aroA gene encoding 3-phosphoshikimate 1-carboxyvinyltransferase, with translation MSRLIIEGGGRLRGRVRVPGDKSISHRVLMLGAIAEGVTEVEGFLEGEDTLATLAAFRSLGVAVEHGGPGRLRIEGRGLRGLQAPPGPLDLGNSGTSMRLLAGLLAGQTFDTILIGDASLTRRPMRRVITPLKRMGGAISCTFEGTAPLVIRGGRCLRGIDYALPIASAQVKSAVLLSGLYAEGPTRLLEPAESRDHTERMLRRFGAAIATEGGVVRLAPGTPLEATRVHVPADLSSAAFFLVGAAMSPGSDLVIEHVGVNPTRTGVLDLLRLMGADIEISEPVHSSSWADEGGEPVADVRVRGGALRGVEIPERLVPLAIDEFPALFIAAAAAHGETVLSGAEELRHKESDRIKTMARGLRTLGIKARPTADGIVIRGGALQGGVVDSASDHRVAMAFAMAGLAVHGSIEVADCDNIPTSFPGFVEVAQRAGLRVRWA